The nucleotide sequence ctgctggcatattacagatgctaaagtgcgcatctgttcttctgatagggagaagggcccactgactggaggaggaggaggcacagatgtggaaggtccagctgagctggagggtacatcagggaatgccatgtggctatgtggaggagagtggtggtcaggctcctgatgtgggatctcgggctctaaggtttgagattttcttttagggaccttaacccaagacccatctaccttgtgaaactccattctacgcattgtgctttcattataatagtcggtgtttctcaagggttttgcaggttcaatttctggaatgtgaaccttgaaatgtttgaatactagggtaaagatcatcccatagggtatgctaaacctagaatacctatgacatatagaaatatagtttaacataagtctaggtaggtttaggggaatccctagtaagatatggtgcatgatcactaaatctcgctccgaaacaaaatcgaagcggccgatttttggaaacaagacccggttgacaatactcaaaagtagtctcatttcggcatttaggtcttgtgagttaactacatcaagagggccgcagtcctctctcccTAATAGtaggtttagggctatttccctttggggatgtgaggtcggagcctcaccgtctttAGGGATTTGCAACATGCTAGAAAGGATATCCTCGTTaatctctatcaatgtccctcggacatatgcagtgtaccccgagtcccctaaggccatattactaaacatctctctaactaggccggggtaggttgatgtattgagggtacaaagatattcccacccttgggcacggagtctctctccaatagagaacccctcactatctagaaaatggAAATCTATATACCTAccggtggttactgtgcgattcgcacagaaaatggtcgtggttggcggagcaaccggaggagacggcgcggaaggctcttccctccgttcctcattgTCGGTCGcaaccctaggacgcctcccaccggttctcctagctcttttaggtgccatagTTCGGAAACCCTAGGAAAATGGGGAGTTTTGGTtcggtttgaggtggagagaaaaatggaggctagggttttgtgttttgttggggatgaaagggatagctcgggtcggctcgagctgtttcgacctattttaaaaaccctcgttcggtccccgagacgtctccgcgactgatgcgagacgtctcgccggggggacgtctctgcgatttgccagagacgtctccggcactgaaacaTTTCAGActaatttctatctttttccaatttattttatttaaccacactaatcaacatgatttcttttggtgaatacagagtgaatttgtttgtgatcctcccctttaataatacatcctataaaagtttgataatgatttttgaattattaatattgaaatgaggaatgtttgaccaaatttcgaatacctatgaaataggctctgaaaatatctccatgaagagtccaagggagggtaaccatcctccgaaaagtcgaacaattcgtcatttaacttagatagattgatgctttcacttatgttgaccttgaggtggattactagtttgagtggcaaagcattgcaatacaagtttaatttaattgctaggatcatacaagctcaaagcattccttaagaagttgaacctatctttacaaaggggctttgtaaagatatcggccaattgattttcagtacatacatattcaatcatcacatcatttttcagcacatgatccctaataaagtgatgcctaatctctatatgttttgattttgagtgttggacaggattttttgttaaattaattgcacttgtattatcacatttaattggtatattgtccattttgataccgaagtcttcaagttgttgcgtaatccaaagaacttgggcacaatagcttccagctgcaatgtactcagcttcagctgtggataaggcaactgaattctgtttcttgctaaaccaagaaaccaaattagcacctaagaattaacatgtgccacttgtgctttttctgtcgagtttgcacccggcaaaatcagcatcggaataagcaattaagtttatgtcagattgtttagagtaccataagcctacattagatgtccctactagatatctgaaaattcttttaacagcttgcaagtgtgattccttaggacatgcttggtatctagcacacatgcaaacactgaataatatatctggtctactagcagtaaggtaaagtaaagagcctatcatacctctgtacaatttgcagtctatacttttaccttttcatctttgtcaagcttgcaacttgagcccatgggtgtgctgatttcctttgcatccttcatcttgaatttttccaacatttccttgatatatttggactgactgatgaagatgccttcttctgattgttttatttgtagcccaaggaagatgttgagctcacccatcatgctcatttcaaattctccctgcataagcttggcaaactcttgacaaagactatcattagtagcaccgaaaattatatcatccacataaatttgcacaagcaataagtcatttccttttcttttaatgaagagggttttgtctacatttcctctcttaaatttattttcaattagaaaattacttaatctttcataccatgccctaggggcttgcttaagtccatataatgctttatgcaatttaaaaacataatctggatgtaagtggttctcaaaacctggaggttgtcctacataaacttcctccattatataaccatttaaaaagacactttttacatccatttgatagagtttgaaatccataaagcatgcatataccaaaagtagtctaatagcctctaatctagcaacaggagcaaaagtttcatcaaagtctattccttcctcctgattatatcctttggccactagcctagctttgtttcttattactattccatcttcatctagtttatttctatatacccatttggtgcctataattgaaacattagggggtcttttcattagagtccaaacttcatttctttcaaattggtttaattcctcttgcatagcattcatccaattatcatctttttcggcttcttctagtgatttaggctcaaTTTGTGAaatgaatgcaagataattactagtgtttcttaaagaggatctagtccttattccttgtgaaggatcaccaagaattagatcccttggatgaccatgtgcatacctccattccttaggaagatttTGATTTCTCGATGGagattgatcttcttcatcttgctgaattgtatcttctttgatctcatcctcatgttgtttgtcttgtatggagaattccttcattcggtcttcaagtgtacctgcatcaccatcttcttcttttctagaagaatctccattagcttcatcaaaaacaacatgaatggattcttcaacaatgagagttctcttgttgaagaccctgtatactctactagatgaggaataacctaagaagatcccctcatctgatttagcactaaatttacttagattgtcctttccattgtttaaaataaagcatcgacaaccgaaaacatgaaaatagcttatatttggtttcttactttttatcaactcataaggcgttttctttaagatggatctaactaaagcacggtttaaaatatgacatgaagtatttattgcttcagcccaaaagtactttggtagatccgattcgcacaatatggtacgagccatatctgctagtgtgcgattcttcctttctaccaccccattttgttggggtgtcctaggtgccgagaaattgtgattgataccattttcttcacaaaatttttcaaaatactgattttcaaactcggtaccatgatcactcctaattgcttttagtttaagattgagttcattcgaaaccctattatgaaacttgataaaagcggaaaaggactcatctttgtgtgcaagaaatgaaactcatgtaaaacgtgaaaaatcatcaacaattacaagaccaaatttcttaccccctagactagcagttctagtaggtccaaacaaatccatgtgaattagttctaagggttttgatgttgagactatgttcttagacttgaaagaacttcttgtttgtttccctaattgacatgccgcaaaaattttgttcttttcaaagtctatttttggtagtcctttgactagatcttttgtaattaatttagagattaaatccatgctagcatgccctaacctacgatgccataaccaactagtctcattgactttgggatccatggctacaagacattggccatccttcatggtgagatcatcaagatctaccatgtaaacatttccatgcctatgtcctgtgagtatgatctcattgtcaattggactactaattatgcatagtgatgattcaaatgacactttaaagcccttgtcacaaaattgacttatacttaataaattatgttttagtccattaactaacaatacattatcaataaaagaggagggtgatatggagattttaccaacaccaatgatttgacctttagcattgtctccaaatgtgactactcctccttcttttgatttcaaggtgacgaagagactcttgtcaccggtcatatgccttgagcaaccactatcaagataccacattctctttttatttccggctgctagggctgttaatgagccgagctgctcgggctcggctcgggctcggctcggtaaaagcccggctcgggctcggctcgttagtcaaacgagcccgagcccgagcctaatatgaggctcgtttacatccgagctcgagcccgagcagctcacgagcccaaacgagcttgGGCCTTTAGCTATTTGCTGAATGCTGATTGATTAGTCTCCCATGGCTATGGGCCCACCCGGCCAGCCCACTCTCCAGCCGGACCAGCCCCCACCGTCCATCGACCCAGATCGTGATCACCACCACTCACCAGATCCAGATGCTCATCAGCTCATGCGATGCCCTAGTCTCCTCCTGAGTCCTGTCTCCCTCTCGGCCGCCTCTCCCACTCgacagtcgactcccaagtcccAGCCCTCCCCCGATTTCGGCCTCTCCCACTCGACTCCCAGCCCTCCCAGCCCTTCCGGCCTTCCCCTTCCGGCGACGACCCCCTTCCGGCGACGATCCCCTTCCGGCCTTCCCCTTCCGGTCGGCCTTCCCCTTCGAAGGCTTGAAGCTGAAGCCCCAGCCCCGCCGCGCTCCGCCTCCCTTCGCCCGCACGCCGCGCCGCCGAACCCCTCCggccctccttctcctccgaaCCCCTCCggccctccttctcctccgaaCCCCTCACCCCTTCCATCATCTGGACGACTGGACGGCTGGACCTCGACGAGACGACGACTCGATCAGTCGATCCCTCGACTTGCTCCTCCCGGATCTTCCCCGACTCCGAGTCTCCGACTTGCTGAGTTGCTGTAGCGCTGACCCCCGACCGGCGaccggccgaccccgacttgctGGTGAGTTTCCTCTTCTCCCCTCCGAGTCTTTGCTCCTCAGTTCTCAGTCCTCAGTCCTCAACTCCTCAACCGTTCTGTTTCACTGTTTGATTTTATCTATTATTATTTCTTTATGAAAATTTGTTTGGGAGGAGGGCTGAATGttatgttttcaagtgtttAAATGAATTGGCGTCTAGATTTGTTTGGTTTTGTTTTAGCCTTGAATAGGCTTTGTATAATTGTATGGCAGTATGGCATGCTTATGTACTAAATATGTAATTTGATTggttgtttatatttttcaagaaatGTCAGATGGCCAACATGAATTCGATCAACATGCCTCTACAGCATATAGTGCAAATGAACTTGTTGAATTGGAAAATATTATTGATAAAGATGATGCAATGGATGAAATGGAAAAAATGGGTACAGGACAATCTTCGGATGACCCAAATAGGAGGAAGAGATCTGAGGTGTGGACTGAATTTGATATCGTAACAGTAGATGGCAACACAAAGGCAAAATGCAATTATTGCAGTGCTAAATTGGCATGGAAGAAGGGGGGTGCCACAACTCATCTCAAAAGACATTTAAATGCTTGCATGCCTCGAAAACTTTCTAAGTCTAGCGAAGATAAAGAGTTAAAACAAAGCTTATTGTCGTTTGATGTTACTCAAGGTCATGCAATGCTAGCAACTTACAAGTATGACAAAGACAAGATAAGAGAGATTCTTGCAAAGATGTTTATAGTGCATGAGTATCCTTTTAGGATGGTGGAACATCAGTTCTTTGTTTTATTCTGCAAAGCTCTTAACCCAAAATTTGAGCTAATAAAGCGGGTTACTTTGAGAAATGACTGCATGAAAATGTTTGCAATTGAGAAGCAAAAGTTGAGGTCAATGTTAAGAAATGTTGATAGAATTAGCTTAACGACTGATCTATGGACCTCAAATCAAACAATAGGGTACATTTGTATCACTGGACATTTCTTAGATTCTGAATGGAAGTTGCAAAagagaattttaaatttttgtagCTTGGCACCTCCCCACACGGGAATTGCTATTGCTGATTGTATTCTTCAGTGTCTAACTGAATGGGAGATTGAAGATAAGGTTTCCACTATTACGTTAGACAATGCATCTTTGAATGACACAGCAGTTAAAGTCTTGAGGGATAATTTTGCAATCAAAGGAAAGCTTTACTTCAGTGGAAAAATATTTCATGTTCGCTGTTGTGCACATGTTTTGAACCTAATGGTACAAGATGGTTTAGCAGAAATACGGGATGTAATTGAGAATATCCGCGAAAGTGTgaaatatctgaagatgtctcCTTCACGACTTCATAAGTTTACTGAAATTGTTAAACAGTTGAAGTTGTCAACCTCTAAAATTCTTCAACTTGATGTGCCTACTCGatggaactcaacatatgaaATGCTAGAGTCGGCATTGGAGTTCAAATCGGTGTTTCCAATGTACAAGGAAAGAGACTCCAACTATAAATGGTTACCATCCGAGGAGGACTGGATACGAGCTACAGAGGTTTCaaaatttttggaaatttttaatGAAGTCACAGAAGTGTTCTCAGGACGTCAATATCCAACTTCAAATTTGTTCCTTAATGAAATTTAGAGAGTGAAGGAGAAattaaatgatatgtcctttgatACTAGAGATTTTGTGGTGCGCATGACTCGAAGAATGAATGAAAAATTTGAGAAGTATTGGGGAGACTGTAACTTACTAATGGCAATTGGAGCAGTTTTGGATCCTCGCTATAAAATGCAGCTCATTGTATTTTGTTTTCCACAAATTTATGGTGAGGATGTTTTTCAACGCCATATTGATGATGTTCATGAAGCTTTAGATATGCTCTACAAGGAATATGTATCTTCAGATGGACAAATAGATGTTGATGCTAGCAATATCCCAAGTATCTCCTCCAAACTGCAAAAAAAAAGGACTAATCATCGGTTTCATATGTGGGCTCAACAACATAGGAATGCTATTCCTTCAAACAAAACTGAGTTGGACATGTATCTAGAAGAAGATATTTTCAAGCCTAGTGATGAAGACTATGACAAGTTTGATGCTTTAAATTGGTGGAAAGCCAACACTTTAAAATTTCGCTATCTATCAAAAATGGCTCGGGACATACTATCCATTCCTATTACTACTGTTGCTTCAGAGGCTGCATTTAGTGCTGGAGGTAGAGTGCTTGATCAATATCGTAGCTCTTTGAAGCCTGAGACTGTACAAGCTTTGATTTGTACTGGAGATTGGTTGCGTCAAGAGCTTGGATTGGAGCAGTCTTCAAATGTAAGTATCATTTATAGTATTTAATATATCTTTTAGTAGTTAGTTTTTCAATTTATAATTTCTGGTTTCTTGTTTAATTTGCAGGTTGATGAAGAGTTTACGCAATGGAATACAGAGACTGGCCTAAACTAGACTACTTGAGAACTTGAGATTTATTATGTTTATTGtgcttcttgaactcttttgTAGAACTTGATTTGTATCAGAAGTTTTTTAGTTTGTTGGGGTTTCACTTAGACCATTTAAATTCTCTTTGATTATCATTGCCTTTGTGCTTGGATGTGgttaattcttttcttttttgtttgtgaCCGAGCTTGCTGTCATTGCTTTTTTTTGTCTGTGACCATTTCAACAATTGCCTGCCCACTAGATGGATCAGCAGAAACAAGTTCAACCGCCTATGAGCATGAGGTACCTTATTGTTATTCTTCTACTCAAGGTAATGCTTCATTTGTCGTTGTTGTCCTTACAATATCATATAAATTTACAGTTGTGGTCTGATATGAAGTGTCAGAATTCCTGGAGTTCCAGAGACAAAGATGATACTTGGTCAGACTCAGCCATATCATTGCTGTAAGATGTACATGACACTAAAGTTCTTGAACAGTCTGTGTATTCATGATTGTTATCACtgtatcttcttttcttttggcaGGTCAACCTGGACAATAATAGCTGGTCATGGCGATAAAGACTCAAGACCATCATTGTCTGGGTCCAGTCTCTGTtgttttctgcttcatggctgCCATAGTCTCAGTTGCGCTTGCATTTGCAGTTGTACCCAGGCAAGTGATGCCATGGACGGGTTTGCTGCTAATGTACGAGTGGGCATTTACTTCTTTTTTCATAATATTTGGAAGTTATCTGCGCTTGTTTTACCATAGGGGAAAGGCAACATCAAATCAAGCAGGAACTATTTTCACATGTGTAGACTCCTCTGTCTATGTCATCTATGACTCAGGCAAAGGTtttttaagattcaaatttgctGTATCAGCTTATACATATCTTCATTAGCCTTTTCAGATGGTAATTGAGCTTTACTTATGATGCAGGTCATCAATGCCATACATCTAACTGCTAGTTTCCAGTATGCATCAGCTTCAAGGGCAAACAGTGTGAATATAATCCACCTGGTATATAAGAATAAGAAAACATATAAGCAGAGAGCACTTAACTGGCAACAAAGAATAAAAGTCAGAAAACATATTACCAGTATGCAGAGACAGATGTAATTTATGCGAAACACATCTTTGATATCTTATTCATATGAAAAATTCCAAATTTCCAAGGTCTTGGTAGGAGGCCTGATTTAATTTTGATTTGTATTTATATGATTTGCCATTTCGAAACATGTAAATtagttccctttcttttttttaaggaaacaagcccgagcccgagcccgattacgagcctgggcccgagcccgagcccgagctcgggctcgttctggagctcgtaattgaaacgagctttacgagctcaagcccgagcttttgctttgccaagcaagcccgagctcgagctcaaTACAAAGCTCGttaacgagcccgagcccgagcccgagcccgagctcttcCAGGcttgggctcggctcggctcgttaacagccctaccggctgcaaggcatacctgcaaaataatcatgtgaaactcttaggtacccaagttttcttgggtccttcttggttagtgtagttggttcccttaggcacccatactttagttgttgttttaccctttacaaatgtattcttgttagtttgaatctttctttgaatgcaagaataggctttatgtccactttttccacaatgaaagcatgtaggtttttcagatttgacatcttttgctttcacaaagaaattctttagatacttttgttgtttgctagttttatatcctagaccggctttattaaaaacagctctttgattggatagaataagatttaacttttcagagctatgtgtaaatttttcaacaattggtttgtacttatgtacctcattcttgagatccaaattttctttaactaattcttccttatcctttttaaggagttcaacattttgcgcaagtaaggtattactattgagtaggaatttaacttttagatttaattccttaatttgtgtttttgccgtttcattttcaatgctaagttttgaatttttattttctaggtcaatggtattAACATTTTtaaagctctccttctcaatcaataggttttcaatatcatcctttagtttttgattggaggcttttaattctttattctttgctcctaacatactacaatcactcatgagttcttgaaaagcttcatataattcttctaaagtaaaatttgtagttgagctatgacttacctcatcgtcttcgaatgccatgaagcacaaattggcggtctcttccttctcttcctcggaggatgatgtgtcactatcatcccatgttgctttcaatgccttcttcttcttctttccaaagtgcttcttctgttgagggcattcggaacggatgtgtcccggtctcttgcaatcataacaaatgattgggtctctttccttttctttttccttttcccaatcatttctccctccaaacttctttcttgggaaaggtttctttcttctcatgaatttcttaaacttccttactattaaacccaagtcttcatcttcgctttcttcttcactctcactactttcttcttcacacacactcgaagtggccttgagtgcgattgtcttcttctttggcacatcttcttcatgttgcttcattgtgagctcatgcgtcatcaatgagcccaatagttgttcgagtgccaatgtgttgaggtctttagcttctacaatcgccgtgaccttcgcttcccaagctttcggcaaagacctgagaattttactcacaagttctgggttagtataagatttacccaaattctttaagccatttattatatcggtgaagcgtgtgaacatgcatgtgatggtttcattgggttccattttaaacaactcatatttgtgaactagaatgtttactttagattctttgacttgatttgtaccctcgtgggtaacttcaagcctatcccatattttcttggcggaactacaggtggagactctattgaactcatttacatctagagcacaaaataatgagttcatggctctagaattgagttgaaccatcctactatcattctcatcccaatcatcctcaggtttgggaacttgaatgccatttaccatgtgagatggttcgtgtggtcccttgattataaccctccacaaggcataatcttgtgcttgaataaaaatcctcattctagtcttccaataggtataatttgtcccattgaagagtggaggtctattggttgcctgcccctcagcaggaacattgttgaagggtgttgccatctagatctttggctaagacggttaggtcttcaagaaatacacagagcacctgctctgataccacttgttgcccagagatggtcacccaagagaggggt is from Phoenix dactylifera cultivar Barhee BC4 unplaced genomic scaffold, palm_55x_up_171113_PBpolish2nd_filt_p 000761F, whole genome shotgun sequence and encodes:
- the LOC103723365 gene encoding zinc finger BED domain-containing protein RICESLEEPER 2-like — protein: MSDGQHEFDQHASTAYSANELVELENIIDKDDAMDEMEKMGTGQSSDDPNRRKRSEVWTEFDIVTVDGNTKAKCNYCSAKLAWKKGGATTHLKRHLNACMPRKLSKSSEDKELKQSLLSFDVTQGHAMLATYKYDKDKIREILAKMFIVHEYPFRMVEHQFFVLFCKALNPKFELIKRVTLRNDCMKMFAIEKQKLRSMLRNVDRISLTTDLWTSNQTIGYICITGHFLDSEWKLQKRILNFCSLAPPHTGIAIADCILQCLTEWEIEDKVSTITLDNASLNDTAVKVLRDNFAIKGKLYFSGKIFHVRCCAHVLNLMVQDGLAEIRDVIENIRESVKYLKMSPSRLHKFTEIVKQLKLSTSKILQLDVPTRWNSTYEMLESALEFKSVFPMYKERDSNYKWLPSEEDWIRATERVKEKLNDMSFDTRDFVVRMTRRMNEKFEKYWGDCNLLMAIGAVLDPRYKMQLIVFCFPQIYGEDVFQRHIDDVHEALDMLYKEYVSSDGQIDVDASNIPSISSKLQKKRTNHRFHMWAQQHRNAIPSNKTELDMYLEEDIFKPSDEDYDKFDALNWWKANTLKFRYLSKMARDILSIPITTVASEAAFSAGGRVLDQYRSSLKPETVQALICTGDWLRQELGLEQSSNVDEEFTQWNTETGLN